The Artemia franciscana unplaced genomic scaffold, ASM3288406v1 Scaffold_1563, whole genome shotgun sequence DNA segment TTGTGATTTGGCTTGGCCCTTAATGATACACCATACTGTGACCAACTGGTGGTTAGAGTAAGAGACTTGACGTTTAATCCATCAAGGACATACTTCtccagcttttttatttttttcaaaacagattTCTCTGTGTGAATCACAACAACCTCACGAAGTGGAGTTTTCATCGGAAGAATTGTACGCGCACGAATAACACGTCCAAGCTCCAGAACAATTTGAAGCCAAGAGACagattcttctatatttttgtcCATCTCTAAGCTCCTTGGCTCAGGTATCATCAGAAAGTGTACTGAAGCTGTCTGTTTATCCCCTGGATACCCTTTTATAAAGGGTTTCAGTCTTTGGTAGAGCCATTCTGTAAAAAATGGCGTGAATGGCGCCATGACTCGAATCATGGTATAGAGGACCGAAAACAGAACATGTAAAGACTTGAAACAGTCTTCACTTCCATTTTCTCCCTTCATCCTAGGTCTATTAAGTTTGATGTACTGATTGTTCAGTACATCTAATAATTCCATAATTTTTCGAATAACAGTGAATGGTCGATAGGCGGCCATTTCCTGTTTTACAAATATAAGGACACTGTCAGTAAGTGACAGGATCCATTTATCCATATAATTTTCTATATGGATGGATCCTTGATCATCATAGATGAACTTTTggtgttttttctcaaaacggTTTGAgttttgtacaaaaaatttgTACGAATTGAGCCAAGGAagtaaaagatttttcaaataatcttttaCACCTTGTTCATTGAATTTGAGGTTTTCTCCTTTAACGACAGGACTGTCAATCAAATATAAGCGAAGGGCATCCGCGCCATATTTTTCTATCACTTCCATAGGATCTGggtagtttttctttcttttagacatttttttcccATCTGAGTCAAGTACAAACCCATTTACTATTACATTTTTGTAGGGGGGTCTCTTGAACAATGCTGTCgataaaacaagcaaatgaTAATACCAACCTCGTGTTTGATCAGTTCCTTCGCCAATAAAATCAGCAGGAAAGCAGCTGTCAAATTTGTCTTTTCCCTGAAAGGGGTAATGAGCTTGGGCATAAGGCATGGATCCCGACTCAAACCAACAATCAAAGACTTCAGAGATGCGCTTCAATGGAGGCATGCCAGGTCGTTTTGACGGAATTTCGACATGATCAATGTTTTCCCTGTGGATATCTTCTATGGGAGAAGTCAAACCAGCCAATTCTTGGAGTTCAGCTCTTGATCCAACGCAGACAATTTCTTTACCGTCTTCGGAAACCCAAAGCGGTATAGGATTGCCCCAGTAACGGTTTCTGCTGATGGCCCAGTCTCTAGCATCACGTAaccagtttgtaattttttttttttcagtttcaggaACCCAATTGGTTCCTGAATTGTTTGATATTAGAGTCTCTTTTAGACACTCTACTCGGACGAACCAAGAAGGGACTGCTTTATAGATAAGGGGCGTGTTGGATCTTTCACAAAACGGAACGCAATGTTTCCACTGTGAATTTTGGATAAGTCGTCCTCTTTCTTCTAAAGCTCTGATTATGTGTTTTTCTGTGCCCTTAACATGTTGGGAAAGAAAATCCTCAACAGGTTTTTTGAAATGCCCAGTATCATCAACTGGGCAAATAATTTCCTGATCCCTTTCAATAATACCAGCTGCAAGACACACCCGGTAATCGTCCTCACCAAAATATGGTGCTTGGTGGACAATACCAGTGCCAGACGTCTCAGAGACGTAGTCATCAGTTAGAACCTGAAAAGCACCTTTTGCTTTGTGttcaataaaataatcaaaGCAAGGCgtgtatttttttcctcttaAGCTTTTTCCGTCAAAAACATCTTTGAGGATGTACATATCTCTGATTATAGAGTGAAGACAACAGGGGCCTcatcaaaatatgaaaagcACCAGTTTTTAAATCCAGCACTTTAACATAAGTTGAATTGGCATTGACACAAAGAGCCATATTGCACGGCAAGGTCCATGGGGTTGTTGTCCAGGCCAACAGACTAGTAGTCGGGTCTTCTTCCAGAGGAAACGTCACAATAACAGCAGGGTCAGTGATCTCTCGGTAGTTTTGCTCTGCTTCGAAATTTGACAAAGTTGTAGAGCAGGAGGTTGAAAATGGCATAACTTTACAGCTTTTATAGACCAGTCCCTTCTGGAAGAGCTGCTTGAATACCCACCAGACCGATTCCATAAAATTAGCATCGAGGGTTTTGTATCCGTTCTTGAAGTCAATCCATCTTCCAAGTCGAGTTACAATTCGTTCCCAGTCATGTAAGTATCGCATGACACTCTCCCTGCACAAATCGTTGTAGTTTTTAATGCCAAAATTTTTTACTTGTtgaggacttttaatttttaaaattgtatcgATTTCATATTCAACAGGAACACCATGACAATCCCAACCAAACCGTCGTTCAACATGATATCCATTTTGGTGTGCATAGCGTGTAACTACATCCTTAATCGTCCCAGCTAATATGTGCCCATAGTGAGGTACCCCATTCGCAAATGGAGGACCATCCCAAAAAATAAAGCTTGGTTTTTCTTTGGACTGGTTGAGGCTGGTTTGAAACGCCttaattttattccaaaagtcAAGAATTTTCTC contains these protein-coding regions:
- the LOC136042596 gene encoding LOW QUALITY PROTEIN: isoleucine--tRNA ligase, cytoplasmic-like (The sequence of the model RefSeq protein was modified relative to this genomic sequence to represent the inferred CDS: inserted 2 bases in 1 codon) yields the protein MTLKNVMKIVIPVSFAGIAVFYAANKYKQFCRKEKPSKQTKTHSNTKKLFGLFQNWWGLAKKEKVCQKKPEKKVASLDFPLEEEKIKPEKQHVPSLGTCQVPATVKKETKMFDFPLEEEKIKPEKQHAPSLGTCQVPATVKMETKMFDFPLEEEKILDFWNKIKAFQTSLNQSKEKPSFIFWDGPPFANGVPHYGHILAGTIKDVVTRYAHQNGYHVERRFGWDCHGVPVEYEIDTILKIKSPQQVKNFGIKNYNDLCRESVMRYLHDWERIVTRLGRWIDFKNGYKTLDANFMESVWWVFKQLFQKGLVYKSCKVMPFSTSCSTTLSNFEAEQNYREITDPAVIVTFPLEEDPTTSLLAWTTTPWTLPCNMALCVNANSTYVKVLDLKTGAFHILMRPLLSSLYNQXDMYILKDVFDGKSLRGKKYTPCFDYFIEHKAKGAFQVLTDDYVSETSGTGIVHQAPYFGEDDYRVCLAAGIIERDQEIICPVDDTGHFKKPVEDFLSQHVKGTEKHIIRALEERGRLIQNSQWKHCVPFCERSNTPLIYKAVPSWFVRVECLKETLISNNSGTNWVPETEKKKITNWLRDARDWAISRNRYWGNPIPLWVSEDGKEIVCVGSRAELQELAGLTSPIEDIHRENIDHVEIPSKRPGMPPLKRISEVFDCWFESGSMPYAQAHYPFQGKDKFDSCFPADFIGEGTDQTRGWYYHLLVLSTALFKRPPYKNVIVNGFVLDSDGKKMSKRKKNYPDPMEVIEKYGADALRLYLIDSPVVKGENLKFNEQGVKDYLKNLLLPWLNSYKFFVQNSNRFEKKHQKFIYDDQGSIHIENYMDKWILSLTDSVLIFVKQEMAAYRPFTVIRKIMELLDVLNNQYIKLNRPRMKGENGSEDCFKSLHVLFSVLYTMIRVMAPFTPFFTEWLYQRLKPFIKGYPGDKQTASVHFLMIPEPRSLEMDKNIEESVSWLQIVLELGRVIRARTILPMKTPLREVVVIHTEKSVLKKIKKLEKYVLDGLNVKSLTLTTSWSQYGVSLRAKP